The proteins below come from a single Verrucomicrobiota bacterium genomic window:
- the gspG gene encoding type II secretion system protein GspG: MTLQNQSWMKRPRSGARGFTLIEILLVIVIILLLAGALVVFVLPQQEGAEKNTTKLMLSQISSALDTYRLNLGHYPTEQEGGLDALTKKPTFENERMGEKWQGPYLKPGTALDDPWGHKLRYEVVDRTADAGKTTLPYKLYSVGPDGQQDTEDDVKFQTGEGEKDAAAPAAK; encoded by the coding sequence ATGACCTTGCAGAACCAGAGTTGGATGAAGCGGCCGCGGAGCGGCGCGCGCGGGTTTACGCTGATCGAGATCCTTTTGGTGATCGTGATTATTTTGCTCCTGGCGGGCGCGCTGGTGGTCTTCGTGCTGCCGCAACAGGAGGGTGCGGAGAAGAACACGACCAAACTGATGTTGAGTCAGATTTCGAGCGCGCTCGACACCTATCGTTTGAATCTGGGGCATTACCCGACCGAGCAGGAGGGCGGCCTCGACGCTTTGACCAAGAAGCCGACGTTTGAAAACGAGCGGATGGGAGAAAAGTGGCAGGGTCCGTACCTCAAGCCCGGGACGGCATTGGACGATCCATGGGGACATAAGCTACGTTACGAAGTGGTGGATCGGACCGCGGACGCGGGGAAGACCACCTTGCCTTACAAGTTGTATTCGGTCGGCCCGGATGGACAACAGGACACGGAAGATGACGTGAAATTTCAGACTGGCGAAGGCGAGAAAGATGCCGCCGCGCCTGCCGCAAAATAA
- a CDS encoding type II/IV secretion system protein — protein MNLAELLVQRGMVSPEKMADATALHTAEGLRLDLALLQLGHVTELQLLELLAEQFHLPLVELEGVVIDPEVIRAVSSKIVFRKRIVPVSRVNSTLRVVTSDALDLSALDDVRLMTGLTIEPALAPREAIEKAIKAHYGLGGDTLDELVGEDRGPAPGAEATDDLLDMAQEASVIRLVNEIIVEAVNERASDIHIEPYETELSIRYRIDGVLQEASVPPQIHRFQAAIISRVKIMANMNIAERRVPQDGRIKFQVGGRQIDVRVSVIPMLFGEGVVMRLLDKANVLFTLQEIGMDEETHSRFKGLVDRPHGIILVTGPTGSGKTTTLYSALNAIVGPDLKVLTVEDPVEYHLKGVNQIPVDAPVGMTFERGLRAILRHDPDVVMIGEIRDLETARAATQASLTGHLVLSTLHTNDAASAPLRLIDMGVEPYLVASTLAGSMAQRLVRKICGKCRATLAPGTIQLPKDFGWTPEDSLYAGTGCVACRNQGYRGRCGLYELLLMDEELGRMIMERAPLPDLIVAGRKTGLRLLREDGWLKVRRGVTTVEEVLKCTAV, from the coding sequence ATGAACCTGGCTGAATTACTCGTGCAACGCGGGATGGTGTCCCCTGAGAAAATGGCGGATGCCACGGCGCTCCACACCGCGGAGGGGCTGCGCCTCGACCTTGCTTTGCTCCAGCTGGGCCATGTCACCGAGCTTCAGTTGCTCGAATTGCTGGCGGAACAGTTCCATTTGCCCCTGGTGGAACTTGAAGGCGTGGTGATCGACCCCGAAGTGATCCGCGCGGTTTCCTCCAAAATCGTTTTTCGCAAACGCATTGTGCCCGTTTCGCGCGTGAACAGCACCCTCCGCGTGGTGACGTCCGACGCTCTCGACCTCTCGGCGCTGGATGACGTGAGGTTGATGACGGGCCTGACCATCGAACCCGCCCTGGCGCCGCGGGAAGCGATCGAAAAAGCCATCAAAGCCCATTATGGCCTTGGGGGCGATACCCTCGACGAATTGGTGGGCGAGGATCGCGGCCCGGCCCCCGGCGCCGAGGCGACGGACGATTTGCTCGACATGGCGCAGGAAGCCAGTGTCATCCGGCTCGTCAACGAGATCATCGTGGAAGCGGTCAACGAGCGGGCCAGCGACATTCACATCGAACCTTACGAGACCGAGCTCTCCATCCGCTACCGCATCGACGGGGTGTTGCAGGAGGCGTCGGTGCCGCCCCAGATCCACCGGTTTCAAGCCGCGATCATCAGCCGTGTGAAGATCATGGCCAATATGAACATCGCGGAACGGCGGGTTCCCCAGGATGGACGCATCAAGTTTCAGGTCGGGGGTCGGCAGATCGACGTGCGCGTCAGCGTCATTCCCATGCTCTTTGGGGAAGGCGTGGTCATGCGGTTGTTGGACAAGGCCAACGTGCTTTTCACGCTGCAAGAGATCGGCATGGACGAGGAAACCCACTCGAGGTTCAAAGGACTGGTGGATCGTCCGCACGGCATCATCCTGGTCACGGGTCCGACGGGCAGTGGCAAGACGACGACATTGTATTCGGCGCTGAACGCGATCGTGGGTCCGGATTTGAAAGTGCTGACGGTGGAAGATCCGGTGGAATATCATCTCAAGGGCGTGAATCAGATTCCGGTGGACGCCCCGGTGGGCATGACGTTCGAGCGCGGGTTGCGCGCGATTCTGCGGCATGATCCGGATGTGGTCATGATTGGGGAAATTCGCGATTTGGAGACGGCGCGAGCTGCCACCCAGGCGTCTTTGACGGGCCATCTGGTGCTCTCGACCCTGCACACCAATGATGCCGCGTCGGCTCCGTTGCGGTTGATCGACATGGGGGTGGAGCCCTATTTGGTGGCGAGCACGCTGGCCGGCAGCATGGCCCAGCGGTTGGTGAGAAAGATTTGCGGCAAGTGCCGGGCGACGCTGGCGCCCGGCACGATTCAACTGCCGAAGGATTTCGGGTGGACCCCGGAGGACTCGCTTTATGCCGGGACGGGTTGCGTGGCCTGCCGCAACCAGGGCTATCGGGGGCGGTGCGGCCTGTACGAACTGCTGTTGATGGACGAAGAACTCGGTCGGATGATCATGGAGCGGGCTCCCTTGCCTGACTTGATCGTGGCGGGGCGGAAGACGGGTTTGAGATTATTGCGCGAGGATGGGTGGCTGAAGGTTCGTCGCGGCGTGACCACGGTGGAGGAGGTGCTGAAATGCACGGCCGTCTGA
- a CDS encoding type II secretion system F family protein → MTKFRYIVRDESGNKLEGYLEAETEGAAARVLEERRLFPMMLRAEGVGKSGEKPKRKVRSRDVGIMYGQLADLIGSGVPMLRALDSLARSTVSVSLREMIREIRQGVSEGKSLTDSMREYPEVFPPLHTAMVQAGERAAFLEQVLRSLSEFLERLDELRSKVMGAMIYPVLLTLLGTTVMLGALVFFVPKFQPLLENAKKPLPTEILFAASKMVRGYGYVLVILGGAAGAVAWTQLRSERSRRTLERWRLKVPVVGDAFRLLAITRFCRILGTMLTNGVPLLQALRISKDATGSSVLAERIEEATESVRDGKRLSEPLGTGGFFPEQILAMIAVAEESNKLDKVLVQIADTVERRTNRQVDQAVRLIEPVILCLVAAGIGFMALGLLLPIFTMASSLGSK, encoded by the coding sequence ATGACCAAGTTTCGTTACATTGTTCGCGACGAATCCGGCAACAAGCTCGAGGGTTATTTGGAAGCGGAAACGGAGGGAGCGGCGGCCCGCGTCCTGGAGGAGCGCCGGCTTTTCCCGATGATGCTCAGGGCGGAGGGCGTCGGGAAATCGGGGGAGAAGCCCAAACGCAAAGTGCGGTCGCGCGACGTGGGCATCATGTACGGGCAGTTGGCGGACTTGATCGGATCGGGGGTGCCGATGCTGCGCGCCTTGGATTCACTGGCGAGGTCCACGGTATCCGTGTCCCTGCGAGAGATGATTCGGGAAATCCGGCAGGGGGTGTCGGAAGGGAAATCGCTGACCGACTCGATGCGTGAGTATCCGGAGGTTTTTCCGCCTTTGCACACGGCGATGGTGCAGGCCGGGGAGCGCGCGGCGTTTTTGGAGCAGGTTTTGCGGAGTTTGTCGGAGTTCCTGGAGCGGCTCGACGAGCTTCGCAGCAAGGTGATGGGGGCGATGATTTATCCCGTGCTGCTGACCTTGCTGGGGACCACGGTGATGCTGGGGGCGCTGGTCTTCTTTGTGCCCAAGTTTCAGCCTTTGCTGGAGAACGCCAAGAAGCCCCTGCCCACGGAGATTCTTTTTGCCGCGAGCAAAATGGTCAGGGGTTATGGTTATGTGCTGGTGATCTTGGGGGGGGCGGCGGGAGCTGTGGCCTGGACGCAGTTGAGGAGCGAGCGTTCGCGGAGGACGCTCGAGCGGTGGCGCTTGAAGGTGCCGGTGGTCGGGGACGCATTTCGCCTGCTGGCGATCACGAGGTTTTGCCGGATCCTGGGCACGATGCTGACGAACGGCGTTCCGTTGTTGCAGGCTTTGAGAATCAGCAAGGATGCGACCGGTTCTTCGGTGCTGGCCGAGCGCATCGAGGAAGCCACGGAATCGGTGCGGGACGGCAAGCGGCTTTCCGAGCCGCTGGGCACGGGCGGTTTTTTTCCGGAACAGATTCTGGCGATGATCGCGGTGGCGGAGGAATCGAACAAGCTGGACAAAGTCTTGGTGCAGATCGCGGACACGGTGGAGCGCCGAACCAACCGGCAAGTGGACCAGGCGGTGAGGCTGATCGAGCCGGTCATTTTGTGTTTGGTGGCGGCGGGCATTGGTTTCATGGCGCTGGGTTTGCTTTTGCCGATCTTCACGATGGCCAGTTCGCTCGGCTCGAAATAA